The following proteins are encoded in a genomic region of Sulfurovum indicum:
- a CDS encoding ATP-grasp domain-containing protein, with translation MAKKNKQQKLPKLGLLYLDHVLRFFDKSNFRGWPDKIETVVYHWKNDKERFIREVKRKKIDILIGNIPATAYETFREIARELPHVQFIPSMDTQFANKSKENVTRFAWKYDIPVPKTYIFYDRSKAEKFIDSTEFPKIIKKSYGPSNYGGYFVHKVDSAQEAHNLLAQKKYHPVYMQDFVPMEADVRVMLIGHKPVCAFWRRPPEGEWLTNTSQGGSIDYMDVPKELLDLAVKVSKAANAEYWACDIAVGEDGKYRILECATAFAAFPYIRDWIGQYLMWKFSNGRFPLPNMPLYNWEELGKMDSSVLRTLRYITFGKYTPSYDGAYFLDKKRKETVEGEMYLHELDALYPVLDTFTRNKEEWPSEKWNFQDNYGKTLRKVHARSNPKYKEEDESSESAEQKNIIELSEKKVKKLLTSVEGIGKKKAEKIMEKFDTTELVHALETAPEKISEEFSWFKDKFLKRLKEEWAALKNKL, from the coding sequence ATGGCAAAAAAGAATAAACAGCAAAAACTACCAAAACTCGGACTGCTCTATCTTGATCACGTATTGAGGTTTTTTGATAAAAGCAACTTCAGAGGATGGCCGGACAAGATCGAGACTGTAGTCTATCACTGGAAGAATGACAAAGAGCGTTTTATCAGAGAAGTCAAAAGAAAGAAGATCGATATTCTCATCGGAAATATTCCTGCAACGGCATATGAAACGTTCAGAGAGATTGCCAGAGAGCTTCCTCATGTGCAGTTCATCCCTTCTATGGATACACAGTTTGCCAACAAGTCCAAAGAGAACGTGACACGTTTTGCATGGAAGTACGATATTCCTGTACCAAAAACCTATATTTTCTATGACAGAAGCAAAGCGGAAAAATTTATTGATTCTACAGAGTTTCCCAAGATCATCAAAAAGAGCTACGGTCCGTCAAATTATGGCGGATACTTTGTACATAAAGTTGACTCTGCACAGGAAGCGCATAACCTTCTGGCACAAAAAAAGTACCATCCGGTCTATATGCAGGATTTTGTACCCATGGAAGCGGATGTGCGTGTGATGCTCATCGGTCACAAGCCTGTATGTGCTTTCTGGAGACGGCCACCTGAAGGTGAATGGCTGACCAATACTTCCCAGGGAGGAAGCATAGACTATATGGATGTACCAAAAGAGCTGCTTGATCTTGCGGTTAAAGTATCCAAGGCAGCCAATGCGGAGTATTGGGCATGTGATATTGCTGTAGGAGAGGATGGCAAGTACCGTATTCTGGAGTGCGCAACAGCTTTTGCTGCCTTCCCGTATATCCGTGACTGGATAGGTCAGTATCTTATGTGGAAATTCTCCAACGGACGTTTCCCTCTTCCGAATATGCCTCTTTACAACTGGGAAGAGCTAGGAAAAATGGACTCCAGCGTGCTCAGAACACTGCGTTACATTACATTTGGAAAATATACACCAAGTTATGACGGTGCCTATTTCCTTGACAAGAAGAGGAAAGAGACGGTTGAGGGTGAGATGTATCTGCATGAACTTGATGCGCTTTATCCTGTGCTTGATACCTTTACCCGAAACAAAGAGGAGTGGCCGAGTGAAAAATGGAATTTCCAGGACAACTATGGTAAAACACTGAGAAAGGTCCATGCCAGGAGCAATCCGAAATACAAAGAGGAAGATGAATCTTCAGAGAGTGCAGAGCAGAAGAATATCATTGAGCTCTCTGAGAAAAAAGTAAAGAAACTTCTAACCTCGGTTGAGGGTATCGGAAAGAAAAAAGCAGAAAAGATCATGGAAAAGTTCGATACAACAGAGCTGGTCCATGCGCTTGAAACAGCTCCGGAGAAGATAAGTGAGGAGTTCTCCTGGTTTAAAGACAAATTCCTCAAACGCCTGAAAGAGGAGTGGGCTGCTTTGAAAAATAAGCTTTAA
- a CDS encoding phosphoribosyltransferase, which translates to MRCFSCSKPSFNVICKTCKSELFVPAVRTRKTGTLDVISFYRYSSLEPLLHTKHRPEGYRVYKALGKMLFRPFMQEYVEHDEGDVYIVGIDENIQSGYSHVAQLTHSMKMKSVHVQPASLMARNRVNYSGRPLQFRLDNPRDFVYRGKKGVDVILVDDIITTGITLQEAQKVLMEHDVNVLFALTLADVEEPL; encoded by the coding sequence ATGCGATGTTTTTCCTGTTCGAAACCAAGCTTCAATGTGATTTGCAAAACCTGTAAAAGTGAGCTGTTCGTTCCTGCAGTGAGGACAAGAAAAACAGGTACGCTTGATGTTATCTCTTTTTACAGGTATAGCAGCCTTGAGCCTCTCCTTCATACCAAGCACCGGCCTGAAGGGTATCGGGTCTATAAAGCGTTGGGGAAAATGCTCTTTCGTCCTTTTATGCAGGAGTATGTTGAACATGATGAAGGGGATGTCTACATCGTGGGTATCGATGAAAATATACAAAGTGGCTACTCCCATGTTGCACAGCTTACGCACAGTATGAAGATGAAGTCTGTCCATGTGCAGCCGGCTTCCCTGATGGCACGTAACCGTGTGAACTATTCCGGTAGACCGCTGCAGTTCAGACTTGATAATCCAAGAGATTTTGTTTACAGAGGGAAAAAAGGAGTGGACGTTATACTTGTAGATGATATCATCACCACCGGTATTACCCTTCAGGAGGCACAAAAGGTGTTGATGGAACACGATGTCAATGTACTCTTTGCCTTGACTTTGGCAGATGTGGAAGAGCCTTTGTAG
- a CDS encoding M20 family metallopeptidase has protein sequence MGEMMGSQSFDELKQIIEINSWTKNKEGVDRNGEIFAYWLEEIGYTLTRYPREKIGDHLHLTAPEKEGKKLLLLGHLDTVFPPDTFESFSEDKAWIYGPGVCDMKGGNYVALQALRNVHKKFGAIHNIDFLLVSDEETGSDDSKHLSAKLAEEYDYCMVFEAAGVHDEVVIGRKGVGTFFIDIEGIAAHAGNHYDKGADANLEAAHKLQKLVALTNLEKGTTVNVGKIEGGIGANTISPKARLTFELRYTSTDERDRVLAAVDDIVNTSYVKGTESKLSGGIQRDVMQPTPEQVAFIEKINQLCNITLPTEKRGGVSDANIIASQGVPTLDGWGPYGDGDHTIHERASKKSFTDRIELVTEIFERFMEGRF, from the coding sequence ATGGGAGAGATGATGGGCAGTCAGAGTTTTGATGAGTTGAAGCAGATCATTGAGATCAATTCCTGGACAAAGAACAAAGAGGGCGTAGACAGGAACGGTGAGATATTTGCCTATTGGCTTGAAGAGATCGGCTATACTCTCACCCGCTATCCCAGAGAGAAGATCGGCGATCACCTGCACCTGACCGCTCCTGAAAAAGAGGGGAAAAAACTTCTGCTGCTTGGACATCTTGACACTGTCTTCCCACCGGATACCTTTGAATCTTTCAGCGAGGATAAAGCGTGGATCTACGGACCGGGAGTCTGCGACATGAAAGGCGGCAACTACGTTGCACTTCAGGCACTGCGAAATGTTCACAAAAAGTTTGGAGCCATCCACAACATCGATTTTCTGCTCGTCAGTGACGAAGAGACAGGCAGCGACGACAGCAAACACCTTTCGGCAAAACTTGCAGAAGAGTACGACTACTGCATGGTCTTTGAAGCAGCCGGAGTACATGATGAAGTGGTCATCGGTCGTAAAGGGGTGGGGACTTTCTTCATCGATATTGAAGGCATAGCAGCCCATGCGGGAAATCATTATGACAAAGGAGCAGATGCCAACCTTGAAGCGGCACATAAACTCCAAAAACTCGTTGCCCTGACCAACCTTGAGAAAGGCACTACTGTCAATGTGGGAAAAATAGAAGGCGGCATCGGTGCCAACACCATCTCTCCCAAAGCCAGACTCACTTTTGAACTACGTTACACAAGTACCGACGAGCGAGACCGTGTACTCGCTGCTGTCGATGATATCGTTAATACTTCCTATGTGAAGGGCACAGAATCCAAACTCAGTGGAGGCATCCAGAGAGATGTCATGCAGCCTACTCCCGAACAGGTAGCTTTCATAGAAAAGATCAACCAACTCTGTAACATCACCCTCCCTACGGAAAAACGCGGCGGTGTAAGCGATGCCAATATCATCGCCTCACAAGGCGTACCCACACTTGACGGCTGGGGGCCTTACGGAGACGGCGACCACACCATTCATGAAAGAGCTTCCAAAAAAAGTTTTACTGATAGAATTGAGTTGGTAACAGAGATATTTGAAAGGTTTATGGAGGGGAGGTTTTAG
- a CDS encoding ATP-grasp domain-containing protein, translating to MGRTVGMWLYSNGGGDRIQKKMVKRLKERDIDVITDINLRHAIAKKGHIYHGKTKVDQLDLFFSYNAGEQTQYQVFLYQALNRVIPMINSYDAFALTEDKFQTSFLLQQHGIATPEFQLCHRDDSKQLERIMKKWSKMVYKPTDGWGGVGLTKIENEETLNMLLPFLNQMDLRFFYVEKFVKYDNTDFRVDIVDGQFVGCYGRKAGKRDWRTNVTSGGSVFLREPNDEVVELALKAAKVCGTDIAGVDIIYDLEKEEYVVLEVNGIPAFATPEQEKMGLDFNNRKIDLIVDLIDRKTAKKKNK from the coding sequence ATGGGTAGAACGGTCGGAATGTGGCTCTACAGTAACGGTGGCGGTGACAGAATACAGAAAAAGATGGTCAAAAGGCTGAAAGAGCGTGATATCGACGTGATAACAGATATCAACCTGCGTCATGCCATAGCAAAGAAAGGGCATATCTATCATGGAAAAACAAAGGTAGATCAGCTTGATCTTTTCTTTTCATACAATGCAGGAGAGCAGACACAGTACCAGGTCTTTTTATATCAGGCGCTCAACCGTGTTATTCCGATGATAAACTCCTATGATGCATTCGCTTTGACAGAGGACAAGTTCCAGACTTCATTTCTTTTGCAGCAGCATGGTATCGCAACACCGGAGTTTCAGCTTTGCCATCGAGATGACTCCAAGCAGTTGGAACGTATCATGAAAAAATGGAGCAAAATGGTCTATAAACCTACTGACGGATGGGGTGGAGTAGGTTTGACAAAGATAGAGAACGAGGAAACACTCAATATGCTTCTTCCCTTTCTTAACCAGATGGACCTTCGTTTCTTCTATGTAGAGAAATTTGTCAAGTATGACAATACTGATTTCCGTGTAGATATTGTAGATGGGCAGTTTGTTGGGTGTTACGGACGAAAAGCCGGTAAAAGAGACTGGCGTACCAATGTGACCAGCGGTGGTTCGGTCTTTTTGCGTGAGCCCAATGATGAAGTCGTCGAACTTGCTCTCAAGGCGGCAAAAGTGTGCGGTACGGATATTGCAGGGGTCGATATTATTTATGATCTGGAAAAAGAAGAGTATGTGGTGCTAGAGGTCAACGGAATTCCGGCATTTGCAACACCGGAGCAGGAGAAGATGGGACTTGACTTCAACAACAGAAAGATAGATCTGATCGTGGATCTTATAGACAGAAAAACAGCTAAAAAGAAAAACAAATAA
- a CDS encoding phosphoethanolamine transferase: MVYSRPNICPEIKKGEKIKPLTQIQLIVITAIFLVLFDNYSFFKNTLEIYPLQFNNISFLISLVFVLTALIILLVTLVSAKWTTKPVLIFILLVSSLTNYFMNSYHIIIDDSMIRNTLQTDLNESMDLLTLKQVLYFFFLGVLPSYLVYKTPVRYRSLKKELLAKTKTILISLVVIIGCILIFSKHYTSFFREHKPLRFSTNPTYWIYSIGNYINKTVNNGPIVVKALGTDAKVADTDKRHKKLVIMVVGEAARADHFSLNGYEKKTNPLLEKEDIINFSNMYSSGTSTAEAVPCMFSIFDRSSYNYKKGICNENVLDVLNHTKAVSILWRDNNSDSKGVALRVPYENYRTPEKNTVCSDGECRDIGMLVGLDKYIEENKDKDILIILHQMGNHGPAYYKRYPKEFEKFTPVCKTNQLEECTKEEISNAYDNAILYTDYFLSQVIDFLKKYDRSRKTAMIYMSDHGESLGENGIYLHGLPYFMAPDAQIHIGSLMWFGEKIKKEIDVKTIEQNKEKKYSQDYLFDSLLGLFNVKTEVYNQKRDIFNHHWVSLKKE, translated from the coding sequence TTGGTATACTCCCGGCCAAACATATGCCCTGAAATAAAAAAAGGAGAGAAGATAAAACCGTTAACCCAAATACAACTTATCGTCATTACAGCTATATTTCTGGTTCTATTTGACAATTATTCATTTTTTAAAAATACACTTGAGATCTATCCTCTACAGTTTAACAATATTAGTTTTCTTATCTCTTTGGTCTTTGTCCTCACAGCCCTGATCATACTTCTGGTGACACTTGTCAGCGCAAAATGGACAACGAAACCTGTTCTGATCTTTATCCTTCTTGTCTCATCACTGACCAACTATTTTATGAACAGTTATCACATCATCATAGATGACAGTATGATAAGAAATACACTGCAGACAGATCTTAATGAGTCCATGGACCTGCTGACACTTAAACAGGTTTTATATTTTTTCTTTCTTGGTGTACTTCCCTCTTATCTTGTCTATAAAACACCGGTACGATACAGAAGTCTTAAAAAGGAACTCCTGGCAAAAACCAAAACAATACTCATTTCTCTTGTTGTCATAATAGGCTGTATACTTATATTCAGCAAACACTATACTTCATTTTTCAGAGAACACAAACCCCTAAGATTCTCTACCAATCCTACATACTGGATATACTCCATAGGCAACTATATCAACAAAACCGTTAATAACGGGCCGATCGTTGTCAAAGCTTTGGGAACAGATGCAAAAGTAGCAGACACCGATAAGAGACATAAAAAACTGGTGATCATGGTCGTAGGTGAAGCGGCAAGAGCCGACCACTTTTCATTGAACGGTTATGAGAAAAAAACAAATCCGCTTCTTGAAAAAGAAGATATCATAAACTTTTCAAATATGTACTCATCCGGTACTTCCACTGCCGAAGCCGTACCCTGTATGTTCTCTATTTTTGACAGAAGCAGTTATAACTATAAAAAAGGTATCTGCAATGAAAATGTCCTGGATGTACTGAATCATACAAAGGCTGTCTCAATTCTATGGAGAGACAACAATTCTGACTCCAAAGGTGTTGCTTTGAGAGTACCTTACGAGAACTACAGAACTCCGGAGAAAAATACTGTTTGCAGCGATGGAGAATGCCGGGATATCGGAATGCTTGTAGGGCTTGACAAATATATAGAAGAGAACAAAGACAAAGATATCCTCATTATACTGCACCAAATGGGAAATCACGGTCCGGCCTATTATAAAAGGTACCCCAAAGAGTTTGAGAAGTTTACTCCGGTCTGTAAAACGAACCAGTTGGAGGAGTGCACCAAAGAAGAGATATCCAATGCCTATGACAATGCTATTTTATACACCGATTATTTTTTATCACAGGTCATTGATTTTTTAAAGAAGTATGATAGATCACGAAAAACAGCAATGATCTACATGAGCGACCATGGTGAAAGCCTGGGTGAAAACGGTATCTATCTTCACGGTCTGCCTTACTTTATGGCTCCTGATGCCCAAATACATATCGGTTCGCTCATGTGGTTCGGAGAAAAAATAAAAAAAGAGATCGATGTTAAAACAATAGAACAGAACAAAGAGAAAAAATATTCCCAGGACTATCTTTTTGATTCACTCCTGGGACTCTTCAATGTCAAAACAGAGGTCTATAACCAAAAAAGGGATATCTTCAATCATCACTGGGTATCGTTGAAAAAAGAATAG